A genomic segment from Nocardiopsis sp. Huas11 encodes:
- a CDS encoding AraC family transcriptional regulator translates to MLSGTASTHVVRLVRDTALAAGVPTPLLAELPGADDTSLAADHHRVPLATLVRIWDLLAHTLPLGSAGLRVADAAPLGTLPAWDYLLVNGTSLADALTASRPYHQVVTATEEVLSVEDDGTLAIGYQTLSDDSRTSAAVHEYVLAYYLRRAREATRRDLVPETVRFSHPAPPRHDALLRAFGTDIEFGAPTNTITFRAEDAQAPLPEGDPRLGSLLRDHAAHLLASARPLPGRHDLFRSALEAEMDAGAPALDAVAARLATSPRTLQRRLAEHGTTWRHEVDLARYARARSLLTDERLTVGAVAGRLGFTDDRALRKAFRRWSGRSPEDERRTLVHR, encoded by the coding sequence ACACCGCGCTCGCGGCCGGCGTCCCCACCCCGCTGCTCGCCGAACTCCCCGGAGCCGACGACACCTCACTCGCCGCGGACCACCACCGCGTGCCCCTGGCGACCCTCGTCCGGATCTGGGACCTGCTCGCCCACACGCTGCCCCTGGGCTCCGCCGGACTGCGCGTCGCCGACGCCGCGCCGTTGGGCACCCTGCCCGCGTGGGACTACCTGCTCGTCAACGGCACCAGCCTCGCCGACGCCCTCACCGCGAGCCGGCCCTACCACCAGGTCGTCACCGCCACCGAGGAGGTCCTCAGCGTCGAGGACGACGGCACCCTGGCCATCGGCTACCAGACCCTCTCGGACGACTCCCGGACCTCCGCCGCCGTCCACGAGTACGTGCTCGCCTACTACCTGCGCCGGGCACGCGAGGCGACCCGCCGCGACCTGGTCCCCGAGACCGTCCGCTTCAGCCACCCCGCACCGCCCCGGCACGACGCCCTCCTGCGGGCGTTCGGCACCGACATCGAGTTCGGGGCGCCCACGAACACCATCACCTTCCGCGCCGAGGACGCCCAGGCCCCGCTGCCCGAGGGCGACCCCCGACTGGGCTCCCTCCTGCGCGACCACGCCGCCCACCTGCTCGCCTCAGCCCGCCCCCTGCCGGGCCGGCACGACCTGTTCCGCTCCGCCCTGGAGGCCGAGATGGACGCGGGCGCCCCGGCCCTGGACGCCGTGGCCGCCCGCCTGGCGACGAGCCCCCGCACCCTGCAGCGCCGGCTCGCCGAACACGGCACCACCTGGCGCCACGAGGTGGACCTGGCCCGCTACGCCCGCGCCCGCTCCCTGCTCACGGACGAGCGCCTGACCGTCGGCGCGGTCGCCGGCCGCCTCGGCTTCACCGACGACCGCGCACTGCGCAAGGCCTTCCGGCGGTGGAGCGGCCGCTCCCCCGAGGACGAGCGCCGCACCCTCGTCCACCGCTGA